The Flavobacterium faecale genomic sequence GATAACAAAATAAATCATTGCAAAAAGCAAATTTATCGTGATGTAAAAGGTCAAAACTACCGTGATAAATTTCCAAACTGCCATATCAATCATGGTGTGAAACCATGAAATGCGCATCAAACGGTGCATACCTCTTTTCTCAATGTTGGCAACGCCATTTTTATTAATGAAACGTCCTCCGTAACTACTAGAATTGCTTCCGAAACCAGTATTTTTATCTGTCTTCGCTTTTAAATTGATATGATCGAATAATGCCATTGCCTTTTTATTTGAGGTAAAAATAGTCAATTAAATCAAAGCCGAAGGAGATTATATGCAATCACCAATCGATCTTTTATTCGAACTACTCTTTTAGAAACCTGATTTGACCTTTGTATGCATTCTTTTATTCGAAAGAAAAAATATCAGTGAGGATCCTTTTCGAAAACAATACCTTTTAAATGACTATAATTCTCTTATTTCTCCTTTCCTTTTTATCTAAAGTAAAAAAGATGGGAGTACTCTTTAAAAATTAGTTTGAAATCCAGAAGCTTAGTGTATTAAGTACAACTTCAAACTATTCCTTCAAATAAGAACCGTAACTAGCCGATTAATATTCGAGCAAAGAAAAAAATACATCCTTACGTTCACAAAATGAAGCTCTCATGCCAATTAGCCACTGATTTTCAGTATCTTTATAACATCAAAATCTTGGTACACCAGCAATTTCTAAATACCACCTTAGTCTGAATTGCGTAATCTGCCCTCTTAATTACAGCCCCCAAAGCCTTAGTTGCGACTAAAAATCAGTGTATCACAGATTGAATCTGCCTCAACACTTTCGATAAAAAACCAACAGCATTTCTTTTTTAAAGTGTACAACCTACCTGTACTGCCATTTTTTTAACCATAAAAAATAAACTAGCATGGGAAAACATGACATTAAAATACCATTAGAATCCGTTACCTTAAAAGGCAAACTGATGATACCACCAAAAGCAACAGGCATTGTCGTGTTTTGCAATTGCAGTAGTAGTTGCACGACCGATCCAAAAAATATCCAGTTAGCCGAATTGCTTCAAAAAGACAACCTTGGCACATTGATATTCAATTTACTTACCACTACCGAAGCAGCAAATTGCGAGAATAAGTTCAATATCGATTTACTCGTGGGCCGATTAATCAAAACTACCGATTGGTTACTTTTGAATCCCGCTAACAATGAATTGCCGATTGGCTATTTGGGTGCAAAAACAGGAGCGGCAGTGGCAATGCGAGCCGCAGCCTATTTTGGGACAGACATCAAAGCAGTAGTTTCAAGAAGCGGTCGCCCCGATATGGTAATGGATACGCTTAATCAAATTACAGCGCCTACCCTTTTGCTGGTCAATGGTATCGATATTCCTATTATTAGTTTAAACAAAATAGCTTACGACAATTTAGTTAGCGAAAAAGAGATGAAAATCCTGCCGCGAACACCCGCCGTAATGAACGAAGCCAATAAACTAAAGGAAGCTGCAGAAGTAGCTATCAGTTGGTTTCAAAAATATTTTGGCAGTAAAAATACTTACTCTTTCTAATATAGTTTACTTATTTTAATCCAATAAAAAAACCGTAAACAAATGTTCACGGTTCTCTTTCTAACTTTAAATTCTTTTAACTTTAAAGGGAATTTATAAAGGTTAAAAGTGCATCACGCTCTTTTTTTGCCAATTTCTTAAATTCTGATTTGGCATAAGTAGCTTCACCTCCGTGCCACAAAATAGCCTCCTCAACATTTTTGGCTCTACCATCATGCATTAAAAAAGTATGTTTGTTTACTGTATTTATTAAACCAATTCCCCACAACGGCTGCGTGCGCCACTCTGTTCCTGTAGCTAAATAATCAGGAGCATTATCTGCTAGGTTTGTGCCCATGTCATGCAAAAGCATATCTGTATACGGACGAATCACCTGACTACGCAAGGCTGCAATAGCATGTGTAGTACCTGTGGTCATTTTTGGAATATGGCAACTTGTACACCCAATGGTTTCAAAAGTTTTCTTACCAGCCAAAACGGTCGCATCGTTATAATCACGACGGGCAGGAACAGCCAATGTACTCGAGTAAAACACAACCTTATCAAAATTTGCATCTGAAATTTCAGGTTCACCACCATTCGGAATTCCACTTCCATTTACAGAAGCAGGAATATTTTCGGTTGGAAACAATGAACTAGTAATCCCCATATCTCCAGAAAAAGCAGCTGCAGCTTGTTGGCGAATAGTTGGTTGGTTGGCTTTCCACCCAAAACGTCCTAATACATTTGAATTGGAAACGATATCGTAAACATAATTTGCTTTACCTGATACACCATTTTTGGT encodes the following:
- a CDS encoding di-heme oxidoredictase family protein, whose amino-acid sequence is MKNYIKLSFVLAATLLVSCSSSDADYEDLKAEDNEQFSGGDVTVFNTSEEAFGFFAPNLTYDEQSNFGIGNSFFRQNWVIAPASTTARDGLGPYFNAISCSSCHFKDGRGRPQYADNETGHGLLLRLSIAGVDAHGASLPDPIYGGQLQDNAILGQTTKGTYTIAYTPIVETYADGSTVTLQKPIYTISNLGFGALSSNVKVSPRVANQVIGLGLLEAIPEATILAFAYQNTKNGVSGKANYVYDIVSNSNVLGRFGWKANQPTIRQQAAAAFSGDMGITSSLFPTENIPASVNGSGIPNGGEPEISDANFDKVVFYSSTLAVPARRDYNDATVLAGKKTFETIGCTSCHIPKMTTGTTHAIAALRSQVIRPYTDMLLHDMGTNLADNAPDYLATGTEWRTQPLWGIGLINTVNKHTFLMHDGRAKNVEEAILWHGGEATYAKSEFKKLAKKERDALLTFINSL
- a CDS encoding hydrolase, producing the protein MGKHDIKIPLESVTLKGKLMIPPKATGIVVFCNCSSSCTTDPKNIQLAELLQKDNLGTLIFNLLTTTEAANCENKFNIDLLVGRLIKTTDWLLLNPANNELPIGYLGAKTGAAVAMRAAAYFGTDIKAVVSRSGRPDMVMDTLNQITAPTLLLVNGIDIPIISLNKIAYDNLVSEKEMKILPRTPAVMNEANKLKEAAEVAISWFQKYFGSKNTYSF